AAACCACGGATTTTTTTGAACTCCCGTGGTTTTTTATTTTTTCTCTATTTTTTTCATTTGTATGCCAATTTGTAGAGGTTGCCCATTATCAACGGCAAATACAAAATCATGCATTGCTGGTTGACAGAGCATCAGATTAGCTGTATGATGAAGTCAACAGAGCCCACCACGCCTCTTAACAATGCGGACCAGGGTGGGACATTTTTATTTCTGGAGAAGATCATGGGCAATAATAGTGAGAAGGCCAGGATCAAAAAGCCAACCACCTTTGGAGAGCAAGTCAATATATTAAAAAGCAGGGGCTTGGCAATTAAAGATGAAGAGCGGGCTATAGAAACCCTTAGCAGAATAAATTATTATCGGCTAAGTGCATACATGCTTTCATATAAGGCCGATAATAAGTTTTATGAAGGGGTATCATTTGACGATGTCTATAGTCTTTATGAGTTCGATAAAAAGCTACGCAGCATGATTATGGGCGTGTTGGAAACTATTGAAGTTGCTTTTAGAACACATATTTCATATATAATCGCTCATAAATATGGGGCGACAGGCTACGAAAACCAGGAGAACTTTAGAAATACAACTCATCATAGTAACATGATGCAAAAAATTAAAGAAGAAATAGAACGAAGTGATGAGGTTTTTGTACAGCACCACAAATCAGCTTACGAAGGAGTTTTCCCTGTTTGGGTTGTTATTGAACTGACTTCTTTTGGTCTGTTGTCAAAAATTTACAACAACATGAGAGACGATGATCAAAATAAAATAGCTGGCGATTACTATAATACAAAGGGTGAGTATGTTAAGTCTTGGCTGTACGCTTTATCAGTTTTTAGAAATATTTGTGCGCACTACGGAAGATTATATGACAGGCGTCTAAAAATCACCCCAAAATTATTTAGGGGTGACATGAAAAAGGGGATAAAGAATGATACGGTATTTTCTGTACTTTTTATCACCGGTAGGTTGCTACGGAACAAAAGTGAGTGGAAGAATTTTGTGACAAACCTTACGGCTTTAATCGAGAATACCGAACAAGTAGACTTGAAATTGATGGGTTTTCCTGATAATTGGGAGGAAGTACTTAGAACAATATAGTTGCGTGAGATTATGGCCAATGGGTTTTCCTTCCGGCTCCATACAAATGCAGAAACCATGAGAGCTTTGAACTGCTCCCGTGGTTTTTTTATTTCCCTGAACTCTTTGCTTTTCCACCCACCTTTCAAATTTGTTTGCAAGAATATTTTCCACAATAACAGAACGGTGGACTTTGTGTATCGGTACAGAAATGGCCGGCGTCAAAGCAGATTCTCCATTGTTGATGTCTTAGAGAAATAAAATGATTTTAAATGCCGGAGGATATGACCAGGATTGAAGATACGCCCTGCGGTACCGTCGGAATTGGCGGTGTTTTTTTGTTGTCAATTTGCCATACTAAGCGGTATGGGGGTGGGAAGATGGCACGTGTTGTTTGCAGGGCAGTGTATTGTGCGCATAATGTGGGCGGCGATTTTTGTAACGCCGCAGGAATCACCATAAATGAAAATAAGTCGGGTGAAGAAGAAACAGATTGTAGTACTTTTTTGCCAAGGGATTTTTCCGCATCGCTTTCTTCCATGGATAATGTAAACTATGCCGGCATGGTGGCCCGTGCTTTTAGCCGACTGCCGCTGGCTAATCCGGATGTAGAGTGTGAAGTGGATTACTGTGAATATCATAACGGAGATAAAGGTTGCGCAGCCGGAGAAATCCAGGTTCTAAGCGCCAATGCGCTTACCTCGGCGGAAACCTTTTGCGGCACGTACCGACCTAAATCGATAGGAGATTATAAATGATAGAATTTTTTAAACTTTCCATTGTGAAATACTAGACAAAACATTGAGCCCATGTTATTATTAGAACAAGCACAGAGAATTACTAACAATAAGGTAGCGGTTTTTTATTTAGGATAAAATGTGAAGAAGGTAACAATCAGTACGTAGTTGCTTGAAAATTCAGAGGAATAAATATTTTAACAATAGGAAGAATAGTTGGGGGAAATACTACTGAGAAAGGGAGGTAAACAGCATGGCAACCACTCAAATTCAAAGCCTTTCCGAAGCGAGGGATGAACTCCTCCGCGAGTTCATGCTAGCCTCAGGGAATTACAAAGCTGAGATTCTGGCAAAGATCATGGAATTAGATGAGCAAATTGAACAGCGCCAAAACTGACAAAATGCCGACGATGCATAAATCGTCGGCATTTTGTGTTTCTGCTAAACCTGCACATCTTCGCCTGGATTTAAAACCAGGCAGCGGCTGGAGGTGTTTTTCTCCACCTTGTTTTTAAATTCCAGCGGATCGGCGGCAATCAGCGGCCAGGTATTGTAATGGAAGGGGATAACCGTATCTGCACCCACGAACTTGGTGGCGTACACCGCATCATCAATGTCCATGGTGAAATTTCCGCCGATGGGGACTAAAAAGAGGTTAATGCGCTCTATTTCGCCCAGCAGTTTCATGTCACCAAACAGGCTGGTGTCTCCGGCAAAGTAAACAGTAAACTCACCGAAATTGAGGATGAAGCCGCAGGCATGACCTCCGGCAATGCCGGCTCCGTGAAAGGCCGGGGTGACACGGACATAACCAAATTCAAACTTTGTTTTTCCACCCACATGCATGGGATGTCCTTTGACATCCTCTTTTTCGCATTCCTGGATAATTTCAAAGGTAGAAATTACTGTGGCTCCCGTTCTTTTGGCAATTTCAAATGTGTCCCCCAGATGGTCGGCATGGGCGTGGGAGACAAAGATGTAATCTGCCTGCACTTCATCTGCTTTTACAGTAGCCTGTGGGTTATCGGTGATGAAGGGGTCAAAAAGATACGTTTTGCCGTTCTGCTCCAGTTGAAAGCAGGCGTGGCCGAGAAAGCGGACATTAGGCATTACATTTCCTCCTAATCTCTTTTTTGTATAGCATACTTTTGTTTGTCTGTATTATACCATTTTTAACCTGTGAGACAAGGAGAGGAAAATAAATGCAGGAATAATCAGACAAAATGACGAAATATCGCAAAGATGCTTAATGACTACCATGATTGCGTATGCTAATGATGATAAATGTGAGGAGGGATTTTTGTGGAAAAGGTTGATGTGGCCATTATCGGATGCGGTCCTGCCGGACTGTCTGCGGCGGTAAATGTAAAAGCGCGAAACCGAAGCGTATTGTTGGTGGGTCCCAAGCTTTGCAGCTCGGCGTTGCATAAGGCTCATAGGGTAAATAATTATCTGGGCATGCCCGGATTATCCGGTGATGAACTGCGTAAGAGCTTTATTCGCCATGTACGGGAAATGGGTGTTGATATTACCCAGGTAAGTGTTTCAGGCATCTTTCCCATGGGAGATTCCTTTCAGCTGCAGGTCCAGGACGAGTTCTGGGAAGCCAGGACAGTTATTTTAACCACTGGAGTTTTTGCGGCTAAAAGCCTGCCCGGTGAAAACACATATGTGGGCAAAGGTATCTCTTACTGCGGTACCTGTGACGCCATGTTCTACCGGGATAAAACCATTGCGGTGCTGGCTGATGACGTGGAGCATGAGGATGAAGTGCGCTTTTTAGCGGAAGTGGCCAAAAAGGTCTACTTCCTGCCCAAGTATGAGAAAACCGGTGAACTGCTGCCCAACGTGGAAGTCCTCCGTGATAAGGTAAAAGAGTTTCAGGGCGGTGAAAGAATGGAAACCCTGCTTTTGGCTGAAGGCGGGGAGCTAAATGTGGACGGAGCCTTTCTGCTAAAAGAGCAGATGCCCATGGCCCAGCTGGTAAACGGTTTGGAATTGGTTGAAAAGCATATTAAAGTTGATACCAATATGGCTACCAATATTCCCGGAGTTTTTGCCGCCGGAGATGTGGCGGGTAAGCCGTATCAGGTAGCCAAGGCTGTGGGGCAGGGTCAGCTGGCTGCATTAAGTGCGGTGGCCTATGTGGACAGCAAGAAAGGGGCGCCGGTTTAAAAAATAACGTTTTATTAATCCAACGACACCCGTATTCTGCGAGAATGGTAGTAGAATTTTCTGAAAGTGTGATTTGTGTCATGTTCCGGCACAAATGCCACAGGATATAATGTAATTACATCAAAGAGGAAGGGTGATGGAGTGATGGACGTTTCAATTGCTGATTTACGCAAAGCGTTTGAAGAAGTGGGTTATATTACCGATGAACAGGTGATTATCACCGTTTATCTGTCTTTAAAGCTGGAAAAGCCGCTTCTCATTGAAGGAGCCCCCGGTGTGGGTAAGACGGAACTGGCGAAGGTGCTTTCCCAGGTGTTTGCCACAGACCTGATTCGTCTGCAGTGTTATGAAGGACTGGATGAAAATAAAGCGCTTTATGAATGGAATTATCAGCGGCAGCTGTTAAAGATTCAGATTTCCAAAGAGACCGCCTGTACAGAGGACTTGGAACAGGATTTGTTTTCCCGGGAATATTTGCTGGAAAGGCCTTTGTTAAAAGCAATTCAGGCTGAGGAGAAGCCGGTTTTGCTGATTGACGAAATTGATAAGACCGACGAAGAGTTTGAAGCTTTTCTTTTTGAGGTTCTTTCTGATTTTCAGGTCTCAGTTCCCGAGTTGGGCACGCTGACTGCCAACCGGATCCCCATGGTGGTGTTGACCAGTAACAATGAGCGGGAGCTCTCCGATGGGTTGAAAAGGCGCTGTGTATACCTGTATCTTGATTACCCCAGCGTGGAGCGGGAAATCGATATTATCCAGGCGCGTGTTCCCCAGTGCGGTGAAAAACTGGCCCACGAAATTGCCCGTGCCGTTTCGCTGGTGCGCAATGAACAGGAAATTAAGAAAAAGCCCTCCATTGCCGAGACGCTGGACTGGACCCGGGCGCTTTTGGCCATGGATAAGGATCGCTTAAACAAAAACGGTGTGGAGCAAACGCTGAACATGGTCCTGAAAACCAAAGGAGATATGGAGGCTTTCGAGAAAAAAATCGGAGCCGAACGCCTGGCGGAATATGCACGGTCGGATAAGGACTGATTGCGATGAAAAATTATCTGGAGATTAATGTGGTGCGCTTTATTCATCTGCTGCGCCATGCCGGTATCCGCATTGGCAGCGGAGAGGTAATTGATGCCCTGCAGGCCCTGACGCTGATGGATTTATCCGACAGGGAAGCGGTGCGTGCCGCCCTTAAGGCAACGCTGGTGAAACGGCCCGGTGAGCAGCAGGTGTTCGATAAAGCATTTGATATATTTTTTGCACCGCCGGAGATGCAACAGGAACGCCAGGCCGACTACCAGCAGAAACAGGAATACCGCCAGCAGATGCTGGATGAGGCCACCGAAGATCTGAGTTTTCAGGGAACTCCCATGGATATCTCCGACCAGGAGAAGACGGTGTATGCCAGCATTCCCGAGCAGGATCGGGAAAAACTGCAGGACTATATTAACAAAACGGCGGGCGGCAAGAATGTGGAAGAGCATTTTCGCCCCTTATTGGAAAGTGTGGTCAAAGGGTCGCTGTCTTACTGGCGTAAGAACCTGCGCAACGAAATAGATTTGTCTGAAGCGCCCAAAACCGGCGATGAAGAACTGGACGCCATGGTTGAAGGGGTGGGTAGCGGCGGTGGCGACGGCTCTTTGTTGGAAGAAGACATGCAAAATATTGCCGATAAAGATGTTCCCCGGGCCCGTGCCTTAATCCGTAAACTGGCACGGCAGATGGTGGCGCGGATTAGCCGGCGCTACCGGCAGAGCAAAAAGCACAAGCAGCTTGATTTACGTAAAAGCATCCGTCATAATATCCGCTTCGGCGGCACCATGTTCCGTCTGCGCTACCGCAGCCGCCGGATACAAAAACCTAAAATTGTGCTGATTTGTGATGTTTCCGGGTCCATGGCCCGCTACGCCAGTTTCGTGATGCAGTTTATCTATGGTATTCATGATGTGGTGGGCAGTATTGAAAGTTTTGTCTTTTCCGAGGACGTGGAACGGGTAACCGGCTATTTCCAGCACGGCTCGGATTTTAACGCCACCATGCTGGAGGTAGTTAACCGCTCAACGGAATGGGGACGCGGCACTAACCTGGGAGCGTCACTGAAGTCTCTCAGGCAAAAATACCCGGATGCCCTGTCCGGCCAGAGCTATGTGCTCATTGTCAGTGATACAAAAACCATGGCTTTGGAAGACAGTGTGCAGGAATTGGAGCAAATTAAAAGAATCGTTAAAGATGTCATCTGGCTCAACACACTGCCCGATGATGAATGGGACGGGAAATCTGTGCAAATGTTTCAGAAAATAGTGCGGATGTATCCCTGCAATACGCTGTCTGATTTAGAAAAGGTCATGCGGCAAAAAATAATAGCCTAGGTACAGAACAGGAGGATGTAACATGAAACAGATTGCTATAGCCGGTAAGGGCGGTGTGGGCAAAACCACATTTACAGCGCTGATGCTGCGCCATATCCTAAAGAACAAGGCCAATAAAACAGTGCTGGCGGTGGATGCGGACCCCAACGCCAACCTAAATGAAGCGCTGGGCCTGGAAGTGGAAGACACCATTTCCACCATGCTGGAAGAAACCAAAAAACCCGGTGCTATTCCCACCGGCATGACAAAGGAAATGTTTATTGAATACAAACTGCAGCAGGCCTTGGTGGAAACTAAGAGTTACGACCTGTTGGTGATGGGTAATCCGCAGGGTTCCGGCTGCTACTGCTATCCCAATGACTTGTTGCGCAAACACCTGGAAACGCTGCGTGATAACTATGACTATGTAACTGTAGACAACGAAGCGGGCCTGGAGCATTTGAGCCGCCGCATCATCAATAACGTCCACACCCTGATTGTGGTCAGTGACGCTTCCGCCCGCAGTATTCGCTCTGCCGGCAGAGTTCATGAAATCGTAAAAAATGTGAAACTGGACTTGGAGGAAATCGGCCTGGTGGTCACCAAAGTAACAGGCAATGAAATTGAAGACCTGCAGCCGGAAATCGATAAAACCGGTCTGAAGCTTTTGGGCACCGTGCCGCTGGATCCCCTGGTTGCCGAATATGATGTAAAGAGCAAGGCGCTGGTGGACCTGCCCGACGATGCACTATCGGTGCAGGCGGTGGAACAGATTTTAAATAAGATCAACCTGTAGTTAGTACAGATAAAGCCTCGCATTCCCCACTTTAGGGATGCGGGGCTTTTGCTTGCATTTATTAAAAATTGCTGACAAAAAGTAAATCGTGGAGGAAATCAATAGCTTTGATATGAAGACAAACATATATATTTTAGCTCTCTACCGCCGTCGCTTTGTAACTTGCAAAAGCGTTTTTATTTTTGAGGAGGTATACAAATGAGGCGCAAAATTATTATGTTAATGCTATTGCCGGCGCTGATGTTGTTATTAGCCGGCTGTAATGAGATTGAGGAAACCTTTGCAACGGATAGCCAGCCGCCAGGAATAAAAGAAGAAGAGACAAATTCCGGCGATGATTTAACGACTGAGGATGATGCGTCAGATGAGCAAGAAAATGCAAAAGAGGATGCAGAGAAAGAAGAGGAAACAGAGGGTAAGGAGGAAAAGGAGAGAGAAAGCATACCAGAAGACAGGGAGGAAGAAATAGAATACAGAGTCAAAAAAGGAGACACCCTAACTAAAATTGCGGCCAGGTACCATGTTGAAACAGAGGCAATAATTAATAAAAATGAACTGCACAATCCCAATTTAATTAAGGCGGGAGAGTTGCTCGTAATACCACCGCCAGGGGTGGAAATACCTGTTCCTGATTCTCTGAAGAGGCAGAAAGCAGAACAACCTGCTTTGCGGGAGGGGGGCAATAAACCGGCAGAATTAGATTTTAAAAGAATGTCGGCAGCTCAGCTTATTAACGCGCTCTCATATATGAAAATGCCCATCAAGGGGGCAGCTGTAACCTCAGTAAACGGACAGTTACCTAATGCCCCACGTAGCTATCGTAACGGTGTGCATGAAGGGTTGGACTTTTACAATACTGCAGGAAAGTCTGTACGGGCGGTGGCGGATGGGAAAATAATCCGGGCTGATCATGACTTTAAAGAGATGACGCCAAAAGAGTATGATAAAGCCATAGAAAGGGCAATGGCAGCCAGTATTACCCCGGAGGAGATTTTGGACAAGCTGCGCGGAATGCAAGTTTGGATTGAACATAAGGATGGTGTAGTGACCAGATATTGTCACCTGGATAGTATTTCTTCCGATGTGAAGGTCGGCCAAAGCGTAAGTCAGGGGCAAACAATTGGCAAGGTGGGCAACACAGGTACAAAAAACTCTGTGGTTGGGGAAAATTTAAGTGCCAGTGGTGCGCCGCATTTACATTTTGAAATCTGGTATCAAGGGGCTTTCCTGGGCCAGGGCCGTCCTTTAAGTGAAGTGCGCAAGATTTATACGCAAGTTTTAAGGTAAACCAGGAGCAAGGTAAGAAATAAGCACAAAAGGAGTCACCGCAAAAAACGACCGTCTCCAAATGAGGCGGTCGTCTCTATATGCTTTAGTATTATAAT
The Dethiobacter alkaliphilus AHT 1 genome window above contains:
- a CDS encoding LysM peptidoglycan-binding domain-containing M23 family metallopeptidase; this encodes MRRKIIMLMLLPALMLLLAGCNEIEETFATDSQPPGIKEEETNSGDDLTTEDDASDEQENAKEDAEKEEETEGKEEKERESIPEDREEEIEYRVKKGDTLTKIAARYHVETEAIINKNELHNPNLIKAGELLVIPPPGVEIPVPDSLKRQKAEQPALREGGNKPAELDFKRMSAAQLINALSYMKMPIKGAAVTSVNGQLPNAPRSYRNGVHEGLDFYNTAGKSVRAVADGKIIRADHDFKEMTPKEYDKAIERAMAASITPEEILDKLRGMQVWIEHKDGVVTRYCHLDSISSDVKVGQSVSQGQTIGKVGNTGTKNSVVGENLSASGAPHLHFEIWYQGAFLGQGRPLSEVRKIYTQVLR
- a CDS encoding DUF1540 domain-containing protein; amino-acid sequence: MTRIEDTPCGTVGIGGVFLLSICHTKRYGGGKMARVVCRAVYCAHNVGGDFCNAAGITINENKSGEEETDCSTFLPRDFSASLSSMDNVNYAGMVARAFSRLPLANPDVECEVDYCEYHNGDKGCAAGEIQVLSANALTSAETFCGTYRPKSIGDYK
- a CDS encoding metal-dependent hydrolase, which encodes MPNVRFLGHACFQLEQNGKTYLFDPFITDNPQATVKADEVQADYIFVSHAHADHLGDTFEIAKRTGATVISTFEIIQECEKEDVKGHPMHVGGKTKFEFGYVRVTPAFHGAGIAGGHACGFILNFGEFTVYFAGDTSLFGDMKLLGEIERINLFLVPIGGNFTMDIDDAVYATKFVGADTVIPFHYNTWPLIAADPLEFKNKVEKNTSSRCLVLNPGEDVQV
- a CDS encoding ATP-binding protein, whose translation is MKQIAIAGKGGVGKTTFTALMLRHILKNKANKTVLAVDADPNANLNEALGLEVEDTISTMLEETKKPGAIPTGMTKEMFIEYKLQQALVETKSYDLLVMGNPQGSGCYCYPNDLLRKHLETLRDNYDYVTVDNEAGLEHLSRRIINNVHTLIVVSDASARSIRSAGRVHEIVKNVKLDLEEIGLVVTKVTGNEIEDLQPEIDKTGLKLLGTVPLDPLVAEYDVKSKALVDLPDDALSVQAVEQILNKINL
- a CDS encoding vWA domain-containing protein, producing MKNYLEINVVRFIHLLRHAGIRIGSGEVIDALQALTLMDLSDREAVRAALKATLVKRPGEQQVFDKAFDIFFAPPEMQQERQADYQQKQEYRQQMLDEATEDLSFQGTPMDISDQEKTVYASIPEQDREKLQDYINKTAGGKNVEEHFRPLLESVVKGSLSYWRKNLRNEIDLSEAPKTGDEELDAMVEGVGSGGGDGSLLEEDMQNIADKDVPRARALIRKLARQMVARISRRYRQSKKHKQLDLRKSIRHNIRFGGTMFRLRYRSRRIQKPKIVLICDVSGSMARYASFVMQFIYGIHDVVGSIESFVFSEDVERVTGYFQHGSDFNATMLEVVNRSTEWGRGTNLGASLKSLRQKYPDALSGQSYVLIVSDTKTMALEDSVQELEQIKRIVKDVIWLNTLPDDEWDGKSVQMFQKIVRMYPCNTLSDLEKVMRQKIIA
- a CDS encoding AAA family ATPase, with product MDVSIADLRKAFEEVGYITDEQVIITVYLSLKLEKPLLIEGAPGVGKTELAKVLSQVFATDLIRLQCYEGLDENKALYEWNYQRQLLKIQISKETACTEDLEQDLFSREYLLERPLLKAIQAEEKPVLLIDEIDKTDEEFEAFLFEVLSDFQVSVPELGTLTANRIPMVVLTSNNERELSDGLKRRCVYLYLDYPSVEREIDIIQARVPQCGEKLAHEIARAVSLVRNEQEIKKKPSIAETLDWTRALLAMDKDRLNKNGVEQTLNMVLKTKGDMEAFEKKIGAERLAEYARSDKD
- a CDS encoding NAD(P)/FAD-dependent oxidoreductase, which produces MEKVDVAIIGCGPAGLSAAVNVKARNRSVLLVGPKLCSSALHKAHRVNNYLGMPGLSGDELRKSFIRHVREMGVDITQVSVSGIFPMGDSFQLQVQDEFWEARTVILTTGVFAAKSLPGENTYVGKGISYCGTCDAMFYRDKTIAVLADDVEHEDEVRFLAEVAKKVYFLPKYEKTGELLPNVEVLRDKVKEFQGGERMETLLLAEGGELNVDGAFLLKEQMPMAQLVNGLELVEKHIKVDTNMATNIPGVFAAGDVAGKPYQVAKAVGQGQLAALSAVAYVDSKKGAPV
- a CDS encoding Abi family protein; this translates as MGNNSEKARIKKPTTFGEQVNILKSRGLAIKDEERAIETLSRINYYRLSAYMLSYKADNKFYEGVSFDDVYSLYEFDKKLRSMIMGVLETIEVAFRTHISYIIAHKYGATGYENQENFRNTTHHSNMMQKIKEEIERSDEVFVQHHKSAYEGVFPVWVVIELTSFGLLSKIYNNMRDDDQNKIAGDYYNTKGEYVKSWLYALSVFRNICAHYGRLYDRRLKITPKLFRGDMKKGIKNDTVFSVLFITGRLLRNKSEWKNFVTNLTALIENTEQVDLKLMGFPDNWEEVLRTI